One genomic segment of Ricinus communis isolate WT05 ecotype wild-type chromosome 5, ASM1957865v1, whole genome shotgun sequence includes these proteins:
- the LOC8279624 gene encoding 21 kDa protein, with protein sequence MKTQRQPPIFLLSLLLFTTVHFHVRAADSSSDSQSNSTDYIRTSCVATLYPDICYTSLSRYASAIQKNPERLARVAIGVSLSRARHMAAYVSNLSRQADYGSDPRAAAALHDCFSNFGDAVDEIRGSLKQMRQLGTAGSSEEAFRFQMSNVQTWMSAALTDEDTCTDGFEDVADGPMKSEVCQRAADAKKFVSNALALVNNYAAKGMA encoded by the coding sequence atgaaaacacaAAGACAACCGCCAATTTTCCTGCTCTCCCTCCTCCTTTTCACCACCGTACACTTCCACGTCAGGGCCGCTGATTCCTCCTCTGACTCTCAATCTAACAGCACCGATTACATCCGTACAAGCTGCGTAGCAACATTGTATCCTGACATATGCTACACCTCCCTCTCACGCTACGCGAGTGCTATCCAGAAAAACCCTGAGAGACTAGCTCGCGTAGCGATAGGTGTTAGTCTTTCAAGAGCACGCCATATGGCTGCTTATGTGTCAAACCTCTCGCGCCAGGCCGATTACGGCTCCGATCCTCGTGCTGCTGCGGCTCTCCACGACTGTTTCTCTAACTTCGGAGATGCAGTTGATGAGATCCGTGGCTCGCTCAAGCAGATGCGCCAGCTTGGAACTGCAGGCTCGTCTGAGGAAGCGTTTCGGTTTCAAATGAGTAATGTGCAGACATGGATGAGTGCTGCTTTGACCGACGAGGACACATGTACGGATGGTTTTGAGGATGTCGCTGATGGACCGATGAAGTCGGAGGTGTGTCAGCGTGCGGCTGATGCGAAGAAGTTTGTGAGTAATGCACTTGCGCTTGTGAACAATTATGCTGCTAAAGGAATGGCATGA